The Parambassis ranga chromosome 19, fParRan2.1, whole genome shotgun sequence genome contains a region encoding:
- the ttll6 gene encoding tubulin polyglutamylase ttll6 — protein MKRYQKINHFPGMSEICRKDSLARNMNRMLKLFPKDYNIFPRTWCLPADYSDFQAYTRAKKIKTYICKPDTGCQGKGIFITKSSKDIQPGEHMICQVYISRPFVIDGYKFDLRIYVLVTSCDPLSIFIYKEGLARFCTTKYNEPAHSNVDDVCMHLTNYSINKHSKNFVRDVDTGSKRKLSTLNKLLESKSCNTEKVWNDIEDVIIKTLISAHPILKHNYHTCFPNHTTGSACFEILGFDVLLDHQLRPWVLEVNHSPSFTTDSPLDCDVKDALLYDTLVLINLGACDRRKITKEERRKVKDRLQQNHSREARSEELRQCQAAIVEQMKRYETRHLGGFKRIYPREGGEKYDKYFKHSSSLFQETAASKAREECARQQLQELRLKQEQKERNQKGGRRKELQGETAGERGKPRRTSTQLPEPSCDPSPPPLSSVSEAAENQEERQEKEQRGEEEEEKEDMEEQERINALFLRKKLLQDAGIVEQIQQLLHGRTEGASVLQDTSTQQQINHPHHGQQLTKWDSFSQRIKQQQNCGHISRQHLHSHMTQQHLIRPTVHQKSLLESAYLHHHADSHNNKSGVKQRTTSAQHWPVGNSLAVRPDSRSSILVDVRSRPSIPSINNPKGGLSHDPTALQSLFIISTRAPLVRRPGFSHIVHNSSRRAPQHGKGQ, from the exons ATGAAGCGTTATCAG AAAATAAACCATTTCCCAGGGATGAGCGAGATCTGTCGCAAAGATTCACTGGCCAGAAACATGAACCGCATGCTGAAGCTCTTTCCTAAAGATTACAATATCTTCCCCAGAACGTGGTGCCTCCCTGCAGA TTACAGTGACTTCCAAGCATACACAAGGGCCAAAAAAATCAAGACATATATCTGTAAGCCAGACACTGGTTGCCAAGGAAAAGGAATCTTCATCACCAAATCCAGTAAAGACATTCAGCCAGGAGAACACATGATCTGCCAGGTTTACATCTCCAGG CCTTTCGTAATTGATGGATACAAGTTTGATCTGCGGATCTACGTGCTGGTGACGTCATGTGACCCGCTTAGCATATTCATATACAAGGAGGGACTGGCTCGCTTCTGCACCACAAAATATAATGAACCAGCGCACAGCAATGTG GAcgatgtgtgcatgcatctcaCCAACTACTCCATCAACAAGCACAGCAAGAACTTTGTCCGTGATGTGGACACTGGCAGCAAacg AAAACTTTCCACCCTGAACAAACTCCTGGAGTCCAAAAGCTGCAACACGGAGAAGGTGTGGAACGACATTGAGGATGTGATCATAAAAACTCTGATCTCTGCCCACCCCATCCTCAAGCATAACTATCACACCTGTTTCCCCAATCACACCACTGGCAGTGCTTGCTTTGAGATTCTGGGCTTCGATGTGCTGCTGGACCACCAGCTCAGACCCTGGGTGCTGGAG GTGAATCATTCCCCAAGTTTCACCACTGACTCTCCACTGGACTGTGATGTAAAGGATGCGTTGCTCTATGACACTCTGGTCCTCATCAACCTTGGTGCCTGCGACCGACGAAAGATCACCAAAGAAGAGAGGCGGAAGGTGAAGgacaggctgcaacaaaaccACTCCAGAGAGGCCAG GTCGGAGGAGCTGCGTCAGTGCCAGGCTGCCATAGTGGAGCAGATGAAAAGGTATGAGACCAGACACCTGGGAGGCTTCAAGAGGATCTAtcccagagagggaggggaaaagtACGACAAGTActtcaaacacagcagctcgCTCTTCCAGGAGACTGCTGCTTCAAAGGCCAGAGAGGAGTGTGCCAG gcAACAGCTGCAGGAACTGCGTCTGAAGCAGGAGCAGAAGGAGAGGAACCAGAAGGGAGGCAGGAGGAAAGAACTGCAgggggagacagctggagaacgAGGCAAACCACGGAGAACATCAACACAACTCCCAGAACCCAGCTGTGACCCTTCACCG CCTCCCTTGTCCAGCGTGTCTGAGGCTGCAGAAAACCAAGAGGAGAGGCAGGAGAAAGaacagaggggagaggaggaggaggaaaaggaagacatggaggagcaggagcGGATCAACGCACTTTTCTTGAGGAAGAAGCTTTTGCAGGACGCAGGTATAGTGGAACAGatccaacagctgctgcatggCAGGACAGAGGGAGCAAGTGTCCTGCAGGACACCAGCACCCAGCAGCAGATTAACCATCCTCATCATGGACAACAACTGACAAAG tgGGACTCTTTCTCCCAAAgaatcaaacaacaacaaaactgcgGTCATATCTCACGACAG CATCTCCACTCCCACATGACCCAACAGCATTTGATCAGGCCAACAGTGCACCAGAAGAGCCTGCTTGAGTCCGCCTACCTGCATCACCATGCCGACAGTCACAACAACAAATCAGGAGTCAAACAGCGGACCACCAGTGCACAGCACTggccag TTGGCAACTCTCTTGCTGTCAGGCCAGACAGCAGGAGCAGCATCCTCGTTGATGTCCGCTCCCGTCCCAGCATCCCCAGCATAAACAACCCTAAAGGAGGCCTGTCCCATGATCCCACCGCCCTGCAGAGCCTGTTCATCATCTCCACCCGAGCCCCGCTGGTCAGAAGGCCTGGCTTCTCTCACATCGTCCACAACTCCTCCCGCAGAGCCCCCCAGCATGGTAAAGGGCAGTGA
- the calcoco2 gene encoding calcium-binding and coiled-coil domain-containing protein 2 isoform X2, which translates to MESPTEAAAAAADARTFSQVVFTDIPYSYPPSTPITCCYTFTAALKPNSRDWVGIFKVGWSTTKDYHTFVWVEQGLDLKGHQSEIRQADFKEYYLPKDETEFYQFCYVDSTGQVRGASTPFCFKKQAEGSMNSSLEDDLLIVTTQQVDQSTREMTELQKELDQIKAENETLKMALEEAANLKGMNAQRDKDVSELVKELNQVMKHNENLKTTLQEQLKENERLKEEMVIQQMDLQQQSQSFNSDTGSRPKEEKYERAVKKINQLKEEREDLKEKANLQSQENNRLNAKLREGERELLKATDSIQLLQVDLQSIEKEKEQLTAEVLKLHSLTGSSEALKTENQELRQRVSQLEVLQNSSNGDIKAQCHTLARELQDAQRMLEAEKQESRNAKRQVDSLKSEMQQFREQLENVNTLREEALQRSSKYEMLLTETNALMNNEKIENEDNNQVIALMKREKEELARENQNLKDDIKELRGVIAGLHAAPASSVYMQPDVTEPHSDTSAAHEEQETSEQEEHLYDNVVNIDEPQEEELLVCRHCQEGFPGITQNELEQHEQSHRVCPFCTLICDNMEQEVFEDHVYSHEL; encoded by the exons ATGGAGAGCCCCACAGAGGccgcggcagcagcagctgacgcGCGTACCTTCTCTCAGGTGGTGTTCACGGACATCCCTTATTCATACCCACCGTCCACCCCCATCACCTGCTGCTACACCTTCACTGCCGCCTTAAAGCCCAACTCCAGGGACTGGGTGGGCATTTTTAAG GTGGGGTGGAGTACAACAAAGGATTATCATACTTTTGTATGGGTGGAGCAAGGGCTAGATCTGAAAGGACATCAGTCTGAAATCAGGCAGGCTGATTTTAAAG AATACTACCTGCCTAAAGATGAGACAGAGTTCTACCAGTTCTGCTATGTGGACAGTACCGGCCAGGTGCGAGGAGCCAGCACCCCCTTCTGTTTCAAAAAGCAGGCAGAGGGAAGCATGAACAGCAGCCTGGAGGACGACCTCCTGATTGTTACAACACAG CAGGTGGATCAGAGCACACGTGAGATGACTGAACTGCAGAAAGAGCTGGATCAGATAAAAGCTGAAAATGAAACCTTAAAAATGGCTCTGGAGGAAGCAGCCAACTTAAAG GGCATGAATGCACAGAGAGATAAAGATGTGAGCGAACTGGTCAAAGAGCTGAATCAAGTCATGAAGCACAATGAAAACTTAAAAACCACTTTACAGGAGCAACTGAAAGAAAATGAACGCTTAAAG GAGGAGATGGTGATTCAGCAGATGGACTTACAGCAGCAGAGTCAGAGCTTTAACTCAGACACAGGATCAAGACCAAAGGAG GAGAAATATGAGAGAGCAGTGAAGAAGATCAATCAGCTGAAGGAGGAACGTGAGGATCTTAAGGAGAAGGCCAACCTCCAGAGTCAGGAGAATAATCG GCTTAACGCCAAACTGAGAGAAGGCGAACGGGAACTGCTTAAAGCGACAGACAGCATTCAGCTACTGCAG GTTGACCTTCAGAGCattgagaaagagaaagaacagcTCACTGCAGAGGTGCTGAAGTTGCACAGCCTCACAGGCAGCTCGGAAGCACTGAAGACAGAAAACCAGGAGCTCCGTCAAAGGGTCTCGCAGCTGGAGGTGCTGCAGAACTCCTCAAACGGCGACATAAAA GCACAGTGTCACACTCTGGCCAGAGAGCTGCAGGATGCTCAAAGAATGCTGGAGGCTGAAAAGCAGGAGTCGAGGAACGCCAAGAGACAAGTGGACTCACTGAAAAGTGAGATGCAACAGTTTAGGGAGCAGCTGGAGAACGTGAACACATTGCGTGAGGAGGCGCTACAAAGAAGCAGCAAATATGAG ATGCTACTCACAGAGACAAATGCGTTGATGAATAATGAGAAAATTGAGAACGAGGACAACAACCAAGTGATTGCACTcatgaaaagagaaaaagaagagctTGCGAGAGAAAACCAG AATCTGAAAGATGACATCAAGGAGCTGCGAGGAGTTATTGCAGGCCTGCACGCAGCTCCTGCTAGCTCGGTATACATGCAACCCGACGTTACCGAGCCTCACAGCGACACTTCAGCTGCCCACGAAGAGCAGGAGAcatcagagcaggaagagcacTTGTATGACAACGTTG TGAACATCGATGagccacaggaggaggag TTGTTGGTGTGTCGTCACTGCCAGGAGGGCTTCCCTGGCATCACCCAAAACGAACTGGAGCAGCACGAGCAGAGTCACCGAGTGTGTCCCTTCTGCACATTGATCTGTGACAACATGGAGCAGGAAGTGTTTGAAGATCATGTCTACAGTCATGAGCTGTGA
- the calcoco2 gene encoding calcium-binding and coiled-coil domain-containing protein 2 isoform X1, with protein MESPTEAAAAAADARTFSQVVFTDIPYSYPPSTPITCCYTFTAALKPNSRDWVGIFKVGWSTTKDYHTFVWVEQGLDLKGHQSEIRQADFKEYYLPKDETEFYQFCYVDSTGQVRGASTPFCFKKQAEGSMNSSLEDDLLIVTTQEQVDQSTREMTELQKELDQIKAENETLKMALEEAANLKGMNAQRDKDVSELVKELNQVMKHNENLKTTLQEQLKENERLKEEMVIQQMDLQQQSQSFNSDTGSRPKEEKYERAVKKINQLKEEREDLKEKANLQSQENNRLNAKLREGERELLKATDSIQLLQVDLQSIEKEKEQLTAEVLKLHSLTGSSEALKTENQELRQRVSQLEVLQNSSNGDIKAQCHTLARELQDAQRMLEAEKQESRNAKRQVDSLKSEMQQFREQLENVNTLREEALQRSSKYEMLLTETNALMNNEKIENEDNNQVIALMKREKEELARENQNLKDDIKELRGVIAGLHAAPASSVYMQPDVTEPHSDTSAAHEEQETSEQEEHLYDNVVNIDEPQEEELLVCRHCQEGFPGITQNELEQHEQSHRVCPFCTLICDNMEQEVFEDHVYSHEL; from the exons ATGGAGAGCCCCACAGAGGccgcggcagcagcagctgacgcGCGTACCTTCTCTCAGGTGGTGTTCACGGACATCCCTTATTCATACCCACCGTCCACCCCCATCACCTGCTGCTACACCTTCACTGCCGCCTTAAAGCCCAACTCCAGGGACTGGGTGGGCATTTTTAAG GTGGGGTGGAGTACAACAAAGGATTATCATACTTTTGTATGGGTGGAGCAAGGGCTAGATCTGAAAGGACATCAGTCTGAAATCAGGCAGGCTGATTTTAAAG AATACTACCTGCCTAAAGATGAGACAGAGTTCTACCAGTTCTGCTATGTGGACAGTACCGGCCAGGTGCGAGGAGCCAGCACCCCCTTCTGTTTCAAAAAGCAGGCAGAGGGAAGCATGAACAGCAGCCTGGAGGACGACCTCCTGATTGTTACAACACAG GAGCAGGTGGATCAGAGCACACGTGAGATGACTGAACTGCAGAAAGAGCTGGATCAGATAAAAGCTGAAAATGAAACCTTAAAAATGGCTCTGGAGGAAGCAGCCAACTTAAAG GGCATGAATGCACAGAGAGATAAAGATGTGAGCGAACTGGTCAAAGAGCTGAATCAAGTCATGAAGCACAATGAAAACTTAAAAACCACTTTACAGGAGCAACTGAAAGAAAATGAACGCTTAAAG GAGGAGATGGTGATTCAGCAGATGGACTTACAGCAGCAGAGTCAGAGCTTTAACTCAGACACAGGATCAAGACCAAAGGAG GAGAAATATGAGAGAGCAGTGAAGAAGATCAATCAGCTGAAGGAGGAACGTGAGGATCTTAAGGAGAAGGCCAACCTCCAGAGTCAGGAGAATAATCG GCTTAACGCCAAACTGAGAGAAGGCGAACGGGAACTGCTTAAAGCGACAGACAGCATTCAGCTACTGCAG GTTGACCTTCAGAGCattgagaaagagaaagaacagcTCACTGCAGAGGTGCTGAAGTTGCACAGCCTCACAGGCAGCTCGGAAGCACTGAAGACAGAAAACCAGGAGCTCCGTCAAAGGGTCTCGCAGCTGGAGGTGCTGCAGAACTCCTCAAACGGCGACATAAAA GCACAGTGTCACACTCTGGCCAGAGAGCTGCAGGATGCTCAAAGAATGCTGGAGGCTGAAAAGCAGGAGTCGAGGAACGCCAAGAGACAAGTGGACTCACTGAAAAGTGAGATGCAACAGTTTAGGGAGCAGCTGGAGAACGTGAACACATTGCGTGAGGAGGCGCTACAAAGAAGCAGCAAATATGAG ATGCTACTCACAGAGACAAATGCGTTGATGAATAATGAGAAAATTGAGAACGAGGACAACAACCAAGTGATTGCACTcatgaaaagagaaaaagaagagctTGCGAGAGAAAACCAG AATCTGAAAGATGACATCAAGGAGCTGCGAGGAGTTATTGCAGGCCTGCACGCAGCTCCTGCTAGCTCGGTATACATGCAACCCGACGTTACCGAGCCTCACAGCGACACTTCAGCTGCCCACGAAGAGCAGGAGAcatcagagcaggaagagcacTTGTATGACAACGTTG TGAACATCGATGagccacaggaggaggag TTGTTGGTGTGTCGTCACTGCCAGGAGGGCTTCCCTGGCATCACCCAAAACGAACTGGAGCAGCACGAGCAGAGTCACCGAGTGTGTCCCTTCTGCACATTGATCTGTGACAACATGGAGCAGGAAGTGTTTGAAGATCATGTCTACAGTCATGAGCTGTGA
- the snf8 gene encoding vacuolar-sorting protein SNF8: MLTRTVEKIPCYKPTRSLVFSLLLGQDINKMHRRGVGAGAIAKKKLAEAKYKERGTVLAEDQIVQMSKQLETFKSHLEEFASKHKQEIRKNPQFRVQFQEMCATIGVDPLASGKGFWSEMLGVGDFYYELGVQIIEVCLALKHRNGGLITLDELHQRVLKGRGKYAQDVSQDDLVRAIKKLKVMGNGFGMIPVGGSYLVQSVPAELNMDHTVVLQLAEKKGYVTVSEIKDSLKWEKERACHVLDHLLKEGLAWLDSQAAGEAQYWLPALFSELTSRDVTPEEANQMTP, translated from the exons ATGCTAACACGTACCGTGGAAAAAATACCTTGCTATAAACCCACACGTAGTTTGGTTTTCTCTTTATTGCTTGGACaagatataaataaaatgcatcGGAGAGGTGTCGGTGCTGGAGCTATCGCCAAAAAGAAGCTTGCAGAG GCTAAATATAAAGAAAGAGGAACTGTTCTTGCAGAGGACCAAATTGTCCAG ATGTCTAAGCAGTTGGAAACCTTCAAGTCCCACCTGGAGGAGTTTGCCAGCAAGCACAAACAAGAGATTCGCAAAAACCCACAGTTCAGAGTCCAGTTTCAGGAAATGTGTGCCACGATTGGTGTGGACCCACTTGCCT CTGGAAAAGGTTTCTGGTCCGAGATGCTTGGTGTCGGTGATTTCTACTATGAGCTCGGTGTACAAATTATTGAAGTGTGCCTCGCTCTAAAACACAGAAATGGAG GGCTTATCACTCTGGATGAACTCCATCAGAGAGTACTGAAGGGACGGGGAAAATACGCTCAGGATGTAAGCCA AGATGACCTGGTGAGAGCCATAAAGAAGCTGAAGGTGATGGGGAATGGTTTTGGAATGATTCCTGTTGGGGGATCTTATTTGGTCCAGTCTGTCCCAGCAGAACTTAACATGGACCACACTGTAGTTCTACAGCTGGCTGAG aaaAAGGGATATGTTACTGTGAGTGAGATTAAAGACAGTCTAAAATGGGAGAAGGAACGAGCTTGTCATGTCCTG GATCACCTGCTGAAAGAAGGTCTGGCGTGGTTGGACTCACAGGCAGCTGGTGAAGCCCAGTACTGGCTGCCTGCACTCTTCTCTGAGCTGACTTCTCGTGATGTCACACCAGAGGAGGCCAACCAGATGACACCTTAG
- the msl1b gene encoding male-specific lethal 1 homolog isoform X1, which produces MTLRSTLCPHTGFKQNTDTVNKTNTGIATVSPVSLRRESCDFIDVQEVHRGEIPSKSRNLDQNYMTSKVAATVTEVVQGGSKTVGILSPVRPMGGEGTPVKGKPLSVDNMDNPQMAVNNNPKDAGADDSAKGGVPGVLGTASIELSSEGKWRNIRKTPANPHTQANCLRQILLLQLDLIEQQQQQLQSKDKEIDELKADKETLLARIERMERRLQLTRKDVPRDKRLFQPLEPWTPDKEDIWDLDIEESPQPNPATPLAFSRGGKGQKRKPCFGDAKVQKSRGKSAKLSPEKPEIQPGSPNQRELRSKETPEKTVPVRAGAERDSLLPCKEESELSFQMEDLPFMSTTEMYLCCWNQPPLSPLRETSPKKEEEVASEWTPHVVHDMLIVFPSWRENYIEPLDEDPSFNPAEPLDDSVFLKRHLKLELDEKRRKRWDIQRIREQRMFQRLHQRMNRKKVVQETEPELSSFYPDTEDVETIVITPFLPVVAFGRPLPKLTQQNFELPWLDDRSRCRIEVPKKHTPHRTCRK; this is translated from the exons ATGACTCTGCGATCCACGCTGTGTCCACACACAGGATTCAAGCAGAACACTGACACCGTGAACAAAACGAACACCGGGATCGCAACCGTCAGCCCAGTTAGCCTTAGGAGGGAGTCTTGCGACTTTATCGATGTCCAAGAAGTACATAGGGGCGAGATCCCGAGCAAATCCAGGAATTTAGACCAGAATTACATGACAAGCAAGGTCGCTGCTACAGTTACAGAAGTAGTTCAAGGAGGCAGTAAAACTGTGGGGATATTGTCCCCTGTCAGACCAATGGGGGGTGAGGGAACCCCAGTGAAAGGTAAACCCCTCTCTGTTGACAATATGGATAACCCTCAGATGGCTGTGAACAATAACCCAAAGGATGCTGGTGCTGATGATAGTGCAAAGGGGGGTGTCCCTGGAGTTCTTGGCACTGCATCCATTGAACTCTCTTCTGAGGGCAAGTGGAGGAACATCAGGAAGACCCCTGCCAACCCTCACACACAGGCTAACTGCCTCCGGCAAATTCTACTCCTTCAATTGGACCTCAttgaacagcagcaacaacagctgcaATCTAAGGACAAGGAGATAGATGAGCTCAAAGCAGACAAGGAAACA CTTTTGGCACGCATTGAACGCATGGAGCGCCGCCTCCAGCTTACAAGGAAGGACGTGCCCCGTGATAAGCGCCTTTTCCAGCCCTTGGAGCCATGGACACCCGACAAAGAGGACATATGGGATCTGGACATAGAGGAGAGTCCACAGCCCAATCCAGCGACTCCACTCGCTTTTAGTCGAGGTGGCAAAGGTCAAAAGag GAAACCTTGTTTTGGAGATGCAAAAGTTCAAAAATCTCGGGGCAAAAGTGCCAAGCTGAGTCCCGAAAAGCCTGAGATTCAGCCCGGCTCTCCCAATCAAAGAGAACTACGTAGTAAGGAAACGCCAGAGAAGACTGTTCCTGTGAGGGCAGGGGCAGAAAGGGACAGTTTGCTTCCATGCAAAGAGGAGAGTGAGTTGAGCTTTCAGATGGAAGATCTACCCTTCATGTCTACCACAGAGATGTATCTGTGCTGCTGGAACCaacctcctctctcccctctgcgTGAGACTTCCcctaaaaaggaggaagaggtggcCAGTGAGTGGACTCCTCATGTAGTACATGATATGCTGATTGTTT TTCCTTCTTGGAGGGAAAATTATATTGAGCCTTTGGATGAGGATCCTTCCTTTAACCCTGCCGAG CCGCTGGATGACAGCGTGTTTTTGAAACGCCATTTAAAGCTGGAATTggatgagaagaggaggaaaag atGGGACATCCAGCGAATCAGAGAGCAGCGCATGTTCCAGCGTTTGCATCAGCGCATGAACAGGAAGAAAGTCGTCCAGGAGACGGAGCCAGAGCTGTCGTCCTTCTATCCTGACACAGAAGATG TGGAAACTATAGTGATTACTCCCTTCTTGCCTGTTGTTGCTTTCGGTCGGCCATTGCCCAAACTCACACAACA GAACTTTGAGCTGCCGTGGCTGGATGATCGAAGCCGATGCCGCATCGAGGTgcccaaaaaacacacacctcaccGGACCTGTCGGAAGTAA
- the msl1b gene encoding male-specific lethal 1 homolog isoform X2 — MTLRSTLCPHTGFKQNTDTVNKTNTGIATVSPVSLRRESCDFIDVQEVHRGEIPSKSRNLDQNYMTSKVAATVTEVVQGGSKTVGILSPVRPMGGEGTPVKGKPLSVDNMDNPQMAVNNNPKDAGADDSAKGGVPGVLGTASIELSSEGKWRNIRKTPANPHTQANCLRQILLLQLDLIEQQQQQLQSKDKEIDELKADKETLLARIERMERRLQLTRKDVPRDKRLFQPLEPWTPDKEDIWDLDIEESPQPNPATPLAFSRGGKGQKRKPCFGDAKVQKSRGKSAKLSPEKPEIQPGSPNQRELRSKETPEKTVPVRAGAERDSLLPCKEESELSFQMEDLPFMSTTEMYLCCWNQPPLSPLRETSPKKEEEVAIPSWRENYIEPLDEDPSFNPAEPLDDSVFLKRHLKLELDEKRRKRWDIQRIREQRMFQRLHQRMNRKKVVQETEPELSSFYPDTEDVETIVITPFLPVVAFGRPLPKLTQQNFELPWLDDRSRCRIEVPKKHTPHRTCRK, encoded by the exons ATGACTCTGCGATCCACGCTGTGTCCACACACAGGATTCAAGCAGAACACTGACACCGTGAACAAAACGAACACCGGGATCGCAACCGTCAGCCCAGTTAGCCTTAGGAGGGAGTCTTGCGACTTTATCGATGTCCAAGAAGTACATAGGGGCGAGATCCCGAGCAAATCCAGGAATTTAGACCAGAATTACATGACAAGCAAGGTCGCTGCTACAGTTACAGAAGTAGTTCAAGGAGGCAGTAAAACTGTGGGGATATTGTCCCCTGTCAGACCAATGGGGGGTGAGGGAACCCCAGTGAAAGGTAAACCCCTCTCTGTTGACAATATGGATAACCCTCAGATGGCTGTGAACAATAACCCAAAGGATGCTGGTGCTGATGATAGTGCAAAGGGGGGTGTCCCTGGAGTTCTTGGCACTGCATCCATTGAACTCTCTTCTGAGGGCAAGTGGAGGAACATCAGGAAGACCCCTGCCAACCCTCACACACAGGCTAACTGCCTCCGGCAAATTCTACTCCTTCAATTGGACCTCAttgaacagcagcaacaacagctgcaATCTAAGGACAAGGAGATAGATGAGCTCAAAGCAGACAAGGAAACA CTTTTGGCACGCATTGAACGCATGGAGCGCCGCCTCCAGCTTACAAGGAAGGACGTGCCCCGTGATAAGCGCCTTTTCCAGCCCTTGGAGCCATGGACACCCGACAAAGAGGACATATGGGATCTGGACATAGAGGAGAGTCCACAGCCCAATCCAGCGACTCCACTCGCTTTTAGTCGAGGTGGCAAAGGTCAAAAGag GAAACCTTGTTTTGGAGATGCAAAAGTTCAAAAATCTCGGGGCAAAAGTGCCAAGCTGAGTCCCGAAAAGCCTGAGATTCAGCCCGGCTCTCCCAATCAAAGAGAACTACGTAGTAAGGAAACGCCAGAGAAGACTGTTCCTGTGAGGGCAGGGGCAGAAAGGGACAGTTTGCTTCCATGCAAAGAGGAGAGTGAGTTGAGCTTTCAGATGGAAGATCTACCCTTCATGTCTACCACAGAGATGTATCTGTGCTGCTGGAACCaacctcctctctcccctctgcgTGAGACTTCCcctaaaaaggaggaagaggtggcCA TTCCTTCTTGGAGGGAAAATTATATTGAGCCTTTGGATGAGGATCCTTCCTTTAACCCTGCCGAG CCGCTGGATGACAGCGTGTTTTTGAAACGCCATTTAAAGCTGGAATTggatgagaagaggaggaaaag atGGGACATCCAGCGAATCAGAGAGCAGCGCATGTTCCAGCGTTTGCATCAGCGCATGAACAGGAAGAAAGTCGTCCAGGAGACGGAGCCAGAGCTGTCGTCCTTCTATCCTGACACAGAAGATG TGGAAACTATAGTGATTACTCCCTTCTTGCCTGTTGTTGCTTTCGGTCGGCCATTGCCCAAACTCACACAACA GAACTTTGAGCTGCCGTGGCTGGATGATCGAAGCCGATGCCGCATCGAGGTgcccaaaaaacacacacctcaccGGACCTGTCGGAAGTAA
- the chmp2a gene encoding charged multivesicular body protein 2a — protein MEFLFGRRKTPEEMLRQNQRALNRAMRELDRERMKLEQQEKKIIADIKKMAKQGQMDAVKIMAKDLVRTRRYIKKFIMMKANIQAVSLKIQTLKSNNSMAQAMKGVTKAMATMNRQLKLPQIQKIMMEFERQSEIMDMKEEMMNDAIDDAMGDEDDEEESDAIVSQVLDELGLNLSDELSNLPSTGGSLSVAGGKKAEPQAALADADADLEERLNNLRRD, from the exons ATGGAGTTCTTAtttggaagaagaaaaacacctgAGGAGATGCTGAGGCAGAATCAGCGGGCGCTCAACCGAGCCATGAGAGAACTAGACAGAGAGCGAATGAAACTGGAGcaacaggagaagaagatcATTGCTGACATAAAGAAAATGGCCAAACAGGGACAAATG GATGCCGTTAAGATTATGGCAAAGGATTTGGTTCGCACACGTCGCTATATCAAAAAGTTCATCATGATGAAAGCCAACATTCAGGCTGTCAGTTTAAAGATACAGAcactgaaatccaacaacagcATGGCCCAGGCTATGAAAGGTGTTACCAAAGCCATGGCTACCATGAACAGACAG CTAAAACTGCCTCAGATTCAAAAGATCATGATGGAGTTTGAACGGCAGAGTGAAATCATGGACATGAAAGAGGAAATGATGAATGATGCCATAGATGATGCCATGGGTGAcgaggatgatgaggaggagag TGATGCCATCGTCTCCCAAGTGCTGGACGAGCTTGGCTTGAATCTGTCCGACGAACTGTCAA ATCTCCCAAGCACTGGAGGAAGCCTGTCAGTCGCTGGAGGTAAGAAGGCTGAGCCCCAGGCCGCCCtggctgatgctgatgctgatcTGGAAGAGCGTTTGAATAACCTCAGGAGAGACTGA